In Leptolyngbya sp. SIO1E4, one DNA window encodes the following:
- the bcp gene encoding thioredoxin-dependent thiol peroxidase, with translation MTLSVGDLAPTFELLDAEGTVIRLSDLQGRWVVLYFYPRDNTPGCTKEACGFRDAYADYQGKDIVVLGVSTDDAKAHTKFATKHNLPFPLLIDTEGAVATTYGSYGLKKFMGKEYMGITRSTFIIDPDGKLAKIYRKVKPEPHAQEVLAHLAELMTTS, from the coding sequence ATGACATTAAGCGTTGGTGATCTGGCCCCTACCTTTGAGCTTCTTGATGCTGAGGGAACCGTTATTCGGCTGAGTGATCTGCAAGGCAGATGGGTTGTCCTGTATTTCTATCCTCGCGATAATACCCCCGGCTGTACGAAGGAGGCTTGTGGGTTTCGAGATGCATACGCTGACTATCAGGGTAAAGATATCGTTGTATTGGGTGTCAGTACCGATGATGCAAAAGCCCACACTAAATTTGCGACCAAACACAATTTGCCCTTCCCTCTTCTCATTGATACCGAAGGGGCTGTAGCTACCACCTATGGAAGTTACGGTCTGAAAAAATTTATGGGCAAAGAGTATATGGGCATTACCCGCAGTACGTTTATCATTGACCCCGATGGCAAGCTTGCCAAAATTTACCGCAAGGTCAAACCTGAACCTCATGCTCAAGAGGTTTTAGCCCACCTTGCGGAGTTAATGACCACCTCTTAG
- a CDS encoding M3 family metallopeptidase, whose translation MTVTVQTNPLLIGEGLPPFDVIQPEHVVPGITELLEILTADLVHLEAVVQPSWEGLVEPLTRIEERLSWSWGIIGHLMGVKNSPELREAYETVQASLVQFANRLGQSKPLYDAFKQMRAGAQWETLDPAQQRIVEAAIRDAELSGVGLEGEAKSRFNQIQQALAELSTKFSNHVLDATKAFSLSLTTPEDIDGLPASLLALAAQAAQAAGCEDATAEKGPWQITLDSPSYFPFLQHSRRRDLREQVYRAFITRAASGDLDNQPIIEEILKLRQEMSGLLGYTTYAELSIARKMAPSVAAVEQLMEELRSASYDAAAGELEELQDFAHNYGVTEDLKQWDVPFWAERMREEKYGLNDEELRPYFPLPQVLEGLFTLASRLFGVVITAADGEASVWHPDVRYFQVANELGEVIAHFYLDPYSRPAEKRGGAWMDDCINRGKFSGHIRLPVAYLTCNQSPPVAGKPSLMTFRDVETLFHEFGHGLQHMLTTVDFPGASGINNVEWDAVELPSQFMENWCYHRDTLLKLALHYETGEPLPEDLFQKIVAARNFMTGSAILRQVYFGWLDIALHDRYQPGGAETIWDVRDRIAAKTTVLKPLPEDAFLCAFGHIFAGGYAAGYYSYFWAEVLSADAFAAFEEAGLDDEKAISETGRRFRNTVLSLGGSRHPMQVFTAFRGRQPSTQALLRHRGLAASAA comes from the coding sequence ATGACTGTAACCGTTCAAACCAATCCGCTGCTCATTGGAGAAGGGCTTCCTCCCTTTGATGTCATTCAACCCGAGCACGTTGTGCCTGGGATTACTGAACTATTGGAGATCCTAACGGCTGATCTTGTACACCTAGAAGCCGTGGTGCAGCCTAGTTGGGAAGGTCTTGTTGAGCCCCTGACACGCATTGAAGAACGTCTAAGCTGGAGTTGGGGGATTATCGGTCACCTCATGGGGGTTAAGAACAGCCCAGAACTGCGAGAGGCGTATGAAACAGTTCAAGCTTCCTTAGTTCAGTTTGCGAATCGATTAGGACAGAGTAAGCCCTTGTATGATGCCTTTAAACAAATGCGAGCAGGGGCTCAGTGGGAAACCCTCGATCCTGCGCAACAACGGATTGTTGAGGCTGCCATACGTGATGCTGAGCTCTCTGGTGTGGGATTAGAGGGCGAAGCTAAATCGCGATTTAACCAGATTCAACAGGCATTAGCAGAACTGTCTACCAAGTTCTCTAACCACGTTCTTGATGCAACGAAAGCGTTTAGCCTGTCCCTCACAACGCCGGAGGACATTGATGGGCTGCCAGCTAGCTTGTTAGCGCTAGCCGCCCAGGCTGCCCAAGCCGCAGGGTGTGAAGACGCGACTGCAGAGAAGGGACCCTGGCAGATTACGCTGGATTCCCCTAGCTATTTCCCCTTTCTGCAACACAGCCGTCGTCGAGATCTTCGAGAGCAGGTATATCGCGCTTTTATTACTCGCGCTGCTTCTGGAGATCTCGATAACCAGCCCATCATTGAGGAAATTTTGAAGCTACGCCAGGAAATGTCGGGCCTTTTAGGTTATACAACCTATGCTGAACTCAGCATTGCCCGCAAAATGGCTCCCTCTGTGGCCGCGGTAGAGCAGCTGATGGAAGAGTTGCGGAGTGCTAGCTATGATGCTGCAGCGGGCGAGCTAGAGGAGTTGCAGGATTTTGCCCATAACTATGGCGTTACAGAGGACCTTAAGCAATGGGATGTGCCATTTTGGGCAGAGCGGATGCGAGAAGAGAAATATGGGTTGAATGATGAAGAGCTACGGCCCTATTTTCCGTTACCGCAGGTGTTAGAAGGGCTCTTTACGCTAGCAAGCCGCCTCTTTGGTGTCGTGATTACTGCGGCTGATGGAGAAGCGTCTGTTTGGCATCCAGATGTTCGATACTTCCAAGTTGCCAATGAGTTAGGCGAGGTGATTGCTCATTTTTACCTCGATCCTTACAGTCGCCCGGCTGAGAAGCGGGGCGGAGCCTGGATGGATGATTGTATTAATCGGGGCAAGTTCTCAGGTCACATCCGGTTACCGGTTGCGTACCTTACCTGTAACCAGTCTCCCCCGGTTGCGGGTAAGCCCAGTTTGATGACGTTCCGGGATGTGGAAACCCTATTTCACGAATTTGGCCATGGATTACAGCATATGCTGACCACGGTTGATTTTCCTGGTGCCTCTGGGATTAACAATGTCGAGTGGGACGCGGTTGAGTTACCGAGTCAGTTTATGGAGAACTGGTGCTATCACCGCGATACTCTGCTAAAACTTGCCCTCCACTATGAAACAGGCGAACCGCTTCCAGAGGATCTCTTTCAGAAAATCGTGGCAGCTCGCAACTTTATGACAGGAAGTGCGATTCTACGACAGGTTTATTTTGGTTGGTTGGATATTGCGCTGCATGACCGTTATCAGCCAGGTGGTGCTGAAACCATTTGGGATGTGCGCGATCGCATCGCGGCAAAAACGACTGTGCTTAAACCCTTGCCAGAAGACGCGTTTCTCTGCGCGTTTGGACATATTTTTGCAGGGGGATATGCAGCTGGCTACTACAGCTACTTCTGGGCCGAGGTGCTAAGTGCTGATGCGTTTGCAGCCTTTGAAGAGGCTGGACTAGATGATGAAAAGGCTATCTCTGAAACCGGGCGTCGTTTTCGCAATACGGTGCTTTCTTTAGGGGGTAGCCGCCATCCTATGCAGGTCTTCACTGCTTTTCGGGGACGGCAACCGAGCACCCAAGCATTGTTGCGGCATCGAGGATTAGCCGCCTCAGCGGCGTAG
- a CDS encoding DUF561 domain-containing protein: protein MTMQAKLQKAFDQGHALKIISGLTNFDRDRVAAIVRAADQGGATFLDIAADATLVRLAKSLTDLPICVSAVDVEDFLAPVAAGADLIEIGNFDAFYAQGIRFEAAEVLALTQRTRERLPHILLSVTVPHILALDEQMQLAEALVAAGADIIQTEGGTSSRPTHGGTLGLIEKAAPTLAAAHEISRVVSVPVLCASGLSDVTAPMAIAAGAAGVGVGSAVNKLDNELAMVAAIRRLVAALQHACQMPQVKSHKF from the coding sequence ATGACCATGCAAGCCAAGCTTCAAAAGGCGTTTGATCAGGGCCACGCCCTCAAAATTATTAGTGGATTGACTAACTTTGATCGCGATCGCGTCGCTGCGATTGTCCGCGCAGCGGATCAAGGAGGTGCCACCTTCCTAGACATTGCGGCTGACGCTACGCTCGTAAGGCTTGCGAAGAGCCTCACAGACTTACCCATCTGTGTCTCTGCAGTCGATGTCGAAGATTTTCTGGCACCTGTTGCGGCAGGGGCCGATCTGATCGAGATTGGGAATTTTGATGCCTTCTATGCCCAGGGCATTCGCTTTGAAGCAGCAGAGGTGCTGGCACTAACTCAGCGCACCCGTGAGCGGTTGCCACACATCTTACTATCAGTTACGGTTCCACATATTTTGGCCTTAGATGAACAGATGCAATTGGCTGAAGCGTTAGTCGCTGCAGGGGCAGATATCATCCAAACTGAAGGGGGCACAAGCAGTCGGCCAACTCATGGTGGCACCCTGGGTCTCATTGAAAAAGCGGCCCCAACGTTGGCAGCAGCTCACGAAATTTCTCGAGTCGTTTCCGTACCAGTTCTCTGCGCTTCAGGGTTATCTGACGTGACTGCGCCGATGGCGATCGCCGCAGGGGCCGCAGGCGTTGGCGTGGGTTCTGCGGTGAATAAGCTGGACAACGAACTGGCTATGGTAGCAGCTATCCGCCGTTTAGTGGCCGCTCTGCAACATGCCTGCCAGATGCCTCAAGTTAAATCGCACAAATTTTAA
- a CDS encoding alpha/beta hydrolase, whose translation MTLPLRNAKLRTAQGTFAWREVGSGSTVLFLHGSWQDSSQWIPLMQQLGQQFHCIAPDLLGFGESSRLEKGAYSIDGEVSALAEYLAAIRVQPQILVAESLGAWVAVRYSLQHPDTIQGLVLMAPEGLSAPTLDQRWRGLRWLASPWALRFWGLRLVTPLVKLLGGDRWLHQVWQKRQQLRGYRAASRLLFQRRKAVLRSEWLNAALPHLKTPVLLLHPEQATQHTQLANSLFYDLAPQAQLMPIPGDESTAWAHAIREVQAFAKTGTINAILP comes from the coding sequence ATGACTTTACCCCTGCGAAATGCCAAGCTGCGTACGGCACAAGGAACCTTTGCCTGGCGAGAAGTGGGCTCTGGCAGCACCGTTCTGTTTTTACACGGCAGTTGGCAAGACAGCAGCCAGTGGATTCCTTTAATGCAGCAGCTGGGACAACAGTTTCACTGCATTGCGCCCGATCTCCTCGGCTTTGGAGAGTCCAGCCGCCTCGAAAAGGGCGCATATTCTATTGACGGTGAGGTGTCTGCCTTAGCTGAATATCTAGCAGCGATTCGGGTGCAACCTCAGATCCTGGTTGCAGAGTCGCTAGGTGCTTGGGTAGCAGTCCGTTACAGCTTGCAACATCCTGACACGATTCAAGGGCTCGTTTTGATGGCGCCTGAAGGGCTCAGTGCACCCACCTTAGATCAGCGCTGGCGGGGACTCCGGTGGTTAGCCTCGCCCTGGGCTTTACGGTTTTGGGGACTCCGCTTGGTAACGCCGCTTGTCAAGCTATTGGGGGGCGATCGCTGGCTCCACCAGGTTTGGCAAAAACGACAGCAACTACGCGGCTACAGAGCCGCTAGTCGGTTACTCTTCCAACGACGTAAAGCCGTGCTGCGGTCTGAATGGTTGAATGCAGCGCTGCCGCACCTTAAGACACCTGTGCTGCTATTACACCCAGAGCAAGCGACTCAGCACACTCAGCTAGCCAATTCGCTGTTTTATGACCTGGCCCCTCAGGCTCAACTGATGCCAATTCCAGGCGATGAATCTACTGCTTGGGCACACGCGATTAGAGAAGTTCAAGCCTTTGCAAAAACAGGTACTATCAATGCAATCTTGCCCTGA
- a CDS encoding NUDIX hydrolase, producing the protein MQLLWRPVRVLLGLLLRRPIVGACVIPILPDGTVVLIRRRDSGLWGLPGGFVDWGEDIATAAQRELAEETGLTVARIGRLVGVYSSARRDPRFHSVCVVIEVHVEGVPVAHDPAEVMAVKAVSLDAVSDFVLDHDHARHLQDYLMNKTVLA; encoded by the coding sequence ATGCAGTTACTTTGGCGTCCGGTACGGGTATTGTTAGGCCTACTGCTGCGGCGACCGATTGTGGGTGCCTGTGTTATCCCTATTTTGCCCGATGGAACTGTGGTGTTAATTCGCCGCCGCGATAGCGGGCTATGGGGGCTACCCGGCGGTTTTGTTGACTGGGGAGAAGATATCGCCACAGCGGCGCAGCGGGAACTAGCCGAGGAAACAGGCTTGACTGTGGCTCGTATCGGGCGCCTAGTTGGAGTCTACTCCAGCGCCCGGCGTGATCCTCGGTTTCATTCAGTGTGTGTAGTCATCGAGGTTCATGTGGAAGGCGTGCCCGTTGCCCACGATCCGGCAGAGGTGATGGCCGTGAAAGCGGTTTCCCTTGATGCTGTCAGTGATTTTGTTTTAGATCACGACCATGCTCGTCATTTGCAAGACTATTTAATGAATAAAACCGTCCTTGCCTAG
- a CDS encoding serine/threonine protein kinase: MSDSNLGRKLTNRYELVDLIGQGAMGKVYRAEDTLLGGVVVAVKFLSQTLLSDKMRNRFVQEATTCAQLGQKSIHVVRVTDYGVSEDGVPFYVMEYLHGESLSTLINRRPLPIPRFLGLSRQICLGLQSAHKGIRVRGYSKPVSIIHRDIKPSNILVTQDPTLGELAKILDFGIAKLMQVDSEQTSSFMGTLAYASPEQMEGKELDNRSDIYSLGIMMFQMLTGKLPLRAASHTFGGWYKAHHTQAPHSFIRVDADTKVPKLLENLVMSCLEKQPENRPQSISDILQALEPLEQRFGSAFRIGQRIGATLSRLPVVKKPVSSSEGSPLSTADNACRLASWPKNKPIAEIVFPHILKVNQQSLATLWVMMPREEVTKRLQGTRYNNFICTMSPHPMVLWLTVLYSAQHGPRWLPCYLDLKSQAGQEMAFLLGQTGTYKVLFFATDEPHQCAHTVTCNVASPQRKLLQEWVMAARTHPSLGSSSMSKDMLKHELNNNMKEKILRQLESLYIN, encoded by the coding sequence ATGTCAGATTCCAATCTCGGACGAAAACTCACTAACCGCTACGAGTTGGTAGACCTAATTGGCCAGGGGGCGATGGGAAAGGTTTATCGTGCCGAAGATACCTTACTTGGTGGGGTCGTCGTTGCGGTCAAATTTTTATCTCAGACCTTGTTGTCAGATAAGATGCGCAACCGTTTTGTACAGGAAGCCACAACCTGTGCACAGCTTGGTCAAAAGAGCATCCATGTCGTGCGGGTAACAGACTATGGCGTCAGCGAAGATGGTGTTCCCTTCTACGTCATGGAATACCTGCATGGAGAAAGCCTCAGTACCCTGATCAATCGGCGACCGCTGCCCATCCCGCGATTCTTGGGGCTAAGTCGTCAGATTTGTTTAGGATTGCAGTCTGCCCATAAAGGGATTCGGGTCAGAGGATATAGTAAGCCAGTCTCAATCATTCACCGAGATATTAAACCCAGTAATATTCTGGTTACTCAGGATCCGACGCTGGGAGAGCTTGCCAAGATTTTGGATTTTGGCATTGCTAAACTCATGCAGGTGGATAGCGAACAAACCAGTTCGTTTATGGGTACCCTCGCCTATGCCTCTCCAGAGCAGATGGAAGGGAAGGAACTTGACAACCGCTCCGATATTTATAGTTTGGGCATCATGATGTTCCAAATGTTGACTGGAAAGCTCCCTCTGCGGGCTGCTAGTCATACTTTTGGTGGGTGGTATAAGGCGCATCATACCCAGGCTCCTCATTCATTTATTCGGGTAGATGCTGATACCAAAGTTCCTAAACTGTTAGAAAATCTCGTCATGAGCTGCCTGGAAAAGCAGCCAGAGAATCGCCCTCAATCAATTAGCGACATTTTGCAAGCGCTTGAGCCTTTAGAGCAGCGGTTTGGTTCAGCCTTTCGAATTGGTCAGCGTATTGGAGCAACGCTCTCCCGCCTGCCGGTGGTGAAGAAACCGGTTAGCTCCAGTGAAGGTTCCCCTCTCTCCACAGCGGACAATGCCTGTCGGCTAGCCTCTTGGCCCAAGAATAAACCCATTGCTGAAATTGTTTTCCCCCATATTCTGAAGGTTAACCAGCAGTCTTTGGCAACCCTATGGGTCATGATGCCCCGAGAAGAAGTTACCAAGCGGCTGCAGGGAACACGCTATAACAACTTCATTTGTACGATGTCACCCCATCCGATGGTGTTATGGCTCACTGTACTCTACAGCGCACAACACGGCCCTCGCTGGCTCCCCTGCTATCTTGACCTGAAAAGTCAAGCTGGACAGGAAATGGCTTTCCTCTTAGGACAAACTGGAACTTACAAAGTCCTCTTTTTTGCAACTGACGAGCCGCATCAATGTGCTCATACTGTGACCTGTAATGTTGCATCCCCCCAGCGGAAGCTGCTACAGGAATGGGTAATGGCTGCTCGCACCCATCCCTCTTTGGGCAGCTCTAGCATGAGCAAAGACATGCTGAAGCATGAGCTGAATAACAACATGAAGGAAAAAATCCTGCGCCAATTAGAATCGCTTTACATCAATTGA
- a CDS encoding glycogen debranching protein, whose amino-acid sequence MSQRVIWVNEQIDPCGILYSCIACCDEEQAQACHAAFEANLSAQQKEAGWIARMRTVESWDEVPVNALKLN is encoded by the coding sequence ATGTCTCAACGTGTGATTTGGGTAAATGAGCAAATTGATCCCTGTGGAATCTTATATTCTTGCATTGCCTGCTGTGATGAAGAACAAGCCCAAGCTTGCCATGCAGCCTTTGAAGCTAATCTGAGTGCCCAACAGAAGGAAGCTGGGTGGATTGCCCGGATGCGCACTGTGGAGTCTTGGGATGAGGTTCCAGTGAATGCTTTGAAGCTGAATTAG